In a genomic window of Desulfobacterales bacterium:
- a CDS encoding SpoIIE family protein phosphatase, whose protein sequence is MPENNRENESLLLVDDNPTNLQVLYQTLETTGCKLLVAKNGETALSIAQKASPDLILLDIMMPGIDGFEVCRRLKADPATANIPVIFLSALTDTKDKVQGLQLGAVDYVSKPFQPDEVIARVDTHMTIHRLKREVEEKKDALEDELQAASDVQRRLLPKNLPEIEGLKLAVHYETSLYAGGDYYDIAKMENDQWGFLVADAEGHSAPAAVMMAMTCALFRSYPQPPAEPGELLYFLNEHLCKVADPSFVTALYVVYDAGSRTLKIARAGHPPPMIYQAAEKKAIEYTCSGVFPMGVDPYQQVPVTEAELQPGDRILMYTDGITERFNTDGQTYGEDRLLRLLEAGENLEPQELLAAIMKDVNDFANGRPADDDQALLLAIVE, encoded by the coding sequence ATGCCAGAAAATAACAGAGAAAATGAATCTTTATTGCTTGTAGACGATAACCCCACCAATCTGCAAGTTCTCTACCAGACCCTTGAGACCACCGGTTGTAAACTTCTGGTTGCCAAAAACGGTGAAACCGCTTTGTCCATTGCCCAAAAGGCTTCGCCGGATTTAATCCTGCTGGATATTATGATGCCCGGAATCGATGGTTTTGAGGTCTGCCGCCGCTTGAAAGCGGACCCGGCCACAGCCAATATACCCGTTATCTTTCTGTCGGCTCTTACCGATACCAAAGACAAGGTCCAGGGCCTTCAACTGGGCGCGGTGGATTATGTTTCCAAGCCGTTTCAGCCCGACGAAGTTATCGCGCGGGTGGACACCCACATGACCATTCATCGACTCAAACGTGAAGTCGAAGAAAAGAAAGACGCCCTCGAAGATGAACTGCAAGCCGCCTCCGACGTTCAACGACGGCTCCTGCCCAAGAATCTGCCCGAGATCGAGGGTCTAAAGCTTGCCGTTCACTATGAAACCAGTCTGTATGCCGGCGGTGACTATTACGATATTGCCAAGATGGAAAACGACCAGTGGGGTTTTCTGGTAGCCGATGCCGAGGGGCATAGTGCACCGGCAGCCGTCATGATGGCCATGACCTGCGCGCTTTTCCGTTCCTACCCGCAACCGCCCGCCGAACCCGGTGAACTGCTGTATTTTCTGAATGAACATTTGTGTAAGGTTGCTGACCCCAGTTTTGTCACGGCTTTATACGTGGTTTACGACGCCGGCAGCCGCACCCTAAAGATTGCACGGGCCGGGCACCCGCCGCCGATGATCTACCAGGCGGCTGAGAAAAAGGCGATCGAGTATACCTGCAGCGGGGTATTCCCGATGGGAGTAGATCCCTACCAACAAGTGCCGGTGACTGAAGCTGAGCTGCAGCCAGGTGATCGCATCCTGATGTATACCGACGGGATTACCGAACGGTTTAATACGGACGGGCAAACCTACGGGGAAGATCGGCTGCTGCGGCTGCTTGAAGCCGGTGAAAACCTTGAGCCCCAGGAACTGCTTGCCGCAATTATGAAGGATGTAAACGATTTTGCCAACGGCCGTCCGGCGGATGATGATCAGGCGTTGTTATTGGCCATCGTAGAATAG
- a CDS encoding STAS domain-containing protein, with protein sequence MEISQKEENGIVFLAFKGRLDGSSAMEAEQVVKSILEGEYNRLLFDFADLEYLSSAGLRVVLGAAKEIKRKEGKFVLCALNAYVKEVFEVSGFGAIIPITDSVEAGIEEVT encoded by the coding sequence ATGGAGATCAGTCAAAAAGAGGAAAACGGAATTGTTTTTTTGGCCTTTAAAGGGCGTTTGGATGGGTCGTCAGCGATGGAAGCTGAACAGGTCGTAAAAAGCATTCTGGAAGGTGAATATAATCGGCTTCTTTTTGATTTTGCAGATCTTGAATATTTGAGCAGTGCCGGTTTGCGGGTCGTTTTAGGTGCAGCCAAAGAAATAAAACGCAAAGAGGGCAAATTTGTGCTTTGTGCGCTTAATGCGTATGTAAAGGAAGTTTTTGAGGTCAGCGGATTCGGCGCTATTATACCCATTACCGATTCTGTTGAAGCGGGTATTGAAGAAGTCACTTAA
- a CDS encoding cold shock domain-containing protein: protein MAEGRIKWYNEKKGYGFIESEEEGDIFVHKTGIVDHGFFTLRADDPVSFETKQTQRGKQAVNVKRI from the coding sequence ATGGCTGAAGGTCGTATCAAATGGTATAACGAGAAAAAAGGATACGGATTTATCGAATCCGAGGAAGAAGGGGATATCTTTGTGCACAAAACCGGCATCGTGGACCATGGATTTTTTACGTTGCGTGCTGATGACCCGGTGTCATTTGAAACAAAGCAAACCCAGAGAGGAAAACAGGCCGTCAACGTTAAGCGAATTTAG
- a CDS encoding B12-binding domain-containing radical SAM protein, with protein MKTLLLYPSFPDTFWSFKHALKFIHKRSAFPPLGLLTVAAMLPVDWPKRLIDLNVTPLTEKDLTWADGVFVSAMAVQRESARQVIGRCKSAGLRVVAGGPLFTDEHEAFEQVDHFVLNEGELTLPSFVHDLEKGCPRRLYQTAEFADLSQTPPPLWRLIDMKRYAAMSVQFSRGCPFNCDFCNITALLGHRTRHKTAVQIITELDSLYNLDWRGNIFFVDDNFIGNKKYLKAKLLPALIDWQKDKNAIRFNTETSVNLADDPLLMEMMVAAGFDAVFVGIETPAEEGLAECNKKQNKNRNLVESVKRIQRTGLQVQGGFIVGFDSDTASIFQRQIDFIQKSGIVTAMVGLLNAPPGTRLYSRLKKENRLAGLVSCNTDGTTNIIPRMDLKVLSDGYKRIMEHIYSPKIYYERVRTFLTEYKAPKTDLSFNIHDLMAFFRSCIRLGVFGKERYQYWKLLLWTLRKRPQLLSLAITLAIYGHHFRRVCEIHIL; from the coding sequence ATGAAAACCTTGCTCCTATACCCGTCCTTTCCGGATACTTTCTGGAGTTTTAAGCACGCCCTAAAGTTTATTCATAAACGATCTGCTTTCCCACCCCTGGGCCTGCTGACAGTAGCCGCCATGCTGCCTGTCGACTGGCCCAAGCGTCTGATTGATCTCAATGTAACCCCATTGACTGAAAAAGACCTGACATGGGCTGACGGTGTTTTTGTCAGCGCTATGGCCGTGCAAAGGGAATCCGCGCGCCAGGTGATTGGGCGTTGCAAAAGCGCCGGTTTGCGTGTCGTTGCCGGTGGCCCGCTTTTTACAGATGAACACGAAGCCTTTGAGCAAGTCGATCATTTTGTGTTGAACGAAGGGGAGCTGACGCTGCCGTCTTTTGTGCATGATCTGGAAAAGGGCTGCCCCCGTCGATTGTATCAAACCGCTGAATTTGCGGACCTGAGCCAAACACCGCCTCCGCTGTGGCGTCTGATCGATATGAAACGTTACGCCGCAATGAGCGTTCAGTTTTCGCGCGGGTGCCCGTTTAATTGCGATTTTTGCAATATCACGGCATTGCTCGGACATCGAACGCGCCACAAAACAGCTGTACAAATCATCACCGAACTAGACAGCCTCTACAACCTGGATTGGCGTGGAAATATCTTTTTTGTGGACGACAACTTTATCGGCAACAAAAAATATCTAAAGGCCAAACTGCTGCCGGCGTTAATCGATTGGCAAAAAGACAAAAACGCCATTCGGTTTAATACAGAGACGTCGGTCAATCTGGCAGACGATCCGCTTTTAATGGAAATGATGGTGGCAGCCGGCTTTGATGCGGTTTTTGTCGGCATCGAAACACCGGCCGAAGAGGGTCTGGCGGAATGCAACAAAAAGCAGAATAAAAACCGCAATCTGGTCGAAAGCGTCAAACGAATTCAACGGACCGGATTGCAGGTACAGGGAGGTTTTATCGTCGGTTTCGACAGTGATACAGCTTCCATTTTTCAACGCCAGATTGACTTTATCCAAAAAAGCGGCATCGTGACCGCCATGGTCGGTTTGCTGAATGCCCCCCCGGGCACGCGGCTTTATAGCCGGCTAAAAAAGGAAAACCGCCTGGCCGGCCTGGTATCGTGCAATACCGACGGCACCACCAATATCATCCCGCGTATGGATCTCAAAGTATTGAGCGACGGCTATAAGCGTATAATGGAACACATCTATTCACCCAAAATCTACTACGAGCGGGTGCGGACTTTCCTGACGGAGTACAAGGCCCCTAAAACAGATCTTTCCTTCAACATCCATGACTTGATGGCTTTTTTCCGCTCCTGCATCCGTCTGGGCGTTTTCGGCAAAGAGCGTTATCAGTACTGGAAGCTCTTGCTGTGGACGTTGCGTAAACGCCCTCAATTGCTGTCATTGGCCATTACTTTAGCCATCTACGGTCATCACTTCCGAAGAGTGTGCGAAATACACATTCTTTGA
- a CDS encoding zinc ribbon domain-containing protein, translated as MIFIAGVSPKKKVLDQNPRRCSVCGSDQAYEQRIDHYLNLFFIPILRVKKGEPFTVCDRCAQTGQGFGPDPSRQQTEAPRTCRSCGKVLDSGFKYCPQCGKRV; from the coding sequence ATGATCTTCATCGCCGGTGTTTCACCCAAAAAAAAGGTATTGGATCAAAATCCGCGCAGGTGTTCGGTGTGCGGATCCGACCAGGCCTACGAACAGCGCATCGATCACTACCTGAACTTATTTTTTATTCCCATACTCAGAGTCAAAAAAGGCGAGCCCTTTACCGTGTGTGACCGCTGCGCCCAGACCGGCCAAGGATTTGGACCGGACCCCTCCCGACAGCAAACCGAAGCGCCACGGACCTGCAGAAGCTGCGGAAAAGTGTTGGATTCAGGTTTTAAATATTGTCCGCAGTGTGGTAAGCGCGTATAA
- a CDS encoding tRNA (cytidine(34)-2'-O)-methyltransferase, translating to MSPEIHWNTGNVGRTCVATGSYLHLIKPLGFSLDSKHLKRAGLDYWERVNLTIWDDFDSLHSTLRPQPQEVAVFSKKGAKPFWSLPSSARLFLVFGSETQGLPPAILNMYANATYHIPITTDIRSLNLSTAVGIALYESLRFENPFHGWSVD from the coding sequence GTGTCCCCGGAAATCCATTGGAATACCGGCAACGTCGGTCGTACCTGTGTGGCCACCGGATCCTATCTGCACCTGATCAAACCCCTGGGGTTTTCGCTGGACAGCAAACACCTCAAACGGGCGGGACTGGACTATTGGGAACGTGTCAATCTCACGATTTGGGATGATTTTGACAGTCTGCATTCTACCCTGAGACCACAGCCACAAGAGGTGGCGGTTTTTTCAAAAAAAGGCGCAAAACCATTTTGGTCGCTTCCGTCTTCCGCGCGCTTGTTTCTGGTATTTGGCTCCGAAACTCAAGGGTTACCCCCCGCCATTTTGAACATGTATGCCAATGCCACCTATCACATTCCCATAACCACAGACATCAGATCATTGAATCTTTCCACGGCTGTTGGCATTGCCCTGTATGAAAGCCTGCGTTTTGAAAACCCCTTTCATGGTTGGTCGGTGGATTGA
- the clpB gene encoding ATP-dependent chaperone ClpB: protein MRFDKFTIKSQELIQVAQSLASQHNNQQIEPEHLLAAMFDESDGIASAMLRKLGASPGEIAQKIKTAVDQLPKVSGSTTADVYISTRSQAVLEQAFSEATNMKDEYVSIEHILLAISEEKVGEAAKILTGSGVTRDSILQALREIRGKQRITDPNPEDKYQALEKFSRDLTDLARQGKLDPVIGRDEEIRRIVQVLSRRTKNNPVLIGEPGVGKTAIIEGLARRIVEGDVSETLKNRRLVALDMGALIAGAKYRGEFEDRLKAVLKEVEGAEGEIILFIDELHTVVGAGAAEGAVDASNMLKPALARGTLRCVGATTLNEYRKYIEKDAALERRFQPVLVKEPSVEDTISILRGLKEKYEVHHGVRIQDSAIVAAATLSHRYIADRFLPDKAIDLIDECASKLRIEIDSMPAEIDEVQRKLTQAEIERQALKKEKDPASKDRLQKLEAELADMNDELTKMKGHWQNEKDLIQAIRKIKEEQEQLSTDAQLAEREGDLARVAELRYGKALELEKHLEEANQKLSELQQSSKMLKEEVDDEDVAEVVSRWTGIPVSKMLEGERDKLVHMEERLHRRVIGQDEAVAAVSNAVRRARSGLQDPNRPIGSFIFMGPTGVGKTELAKALAEFIFDSEQAIVRIDMSEYMEKHSVARLIGAPPGYVGYEEGGYLTEAVRRRPYSVVLFDEIEKAHPEVFNVMLQILDDGRMTDGHGRTVDFKNTIVIMTSNVGSQWIHELATSNREEMEKRVTEALRSSFRPEFLNRIDEIIIFQSLSANEILKIVDIQMARLSNRLADKNIELILSHGAKELIAKQGYDPVYGARPLKRVIQQYIENPLSLEILEGKITEGAHVRAEAKGDKIVFKTP from the coding sequence ATGCGCTTTGATAAATTTACCATTAAATCTCAAGAGCTTATACAAGTTGCCCAGTCACTGGCGTCCCAGCACAACAACCAGCAGATAGAACCCGAGCACCTGCTGGCCGCCATGTTTGATGAAAGTGATGGAATTGCCAGTGCCATGCTACGCAAGCTGGGCGCTTCTCCGGGTGAAATTGCACAGAAAATAAAGACTGCAGTTGATCAGCTCCCTAAAGTAAGCGGCAGCACAACTGCGGACGTTTATATTTCAACTAGATCCCAGGCGGTATTGGAACAGGCTTTTAGTGAAGCCACCAATATGAAGGATGAATATGTCAGTATCGAACATATTCTGTTGGCCATATCCGAAGAAAAGGTCGGTGAGGCGGCCAAGATTTTAACCGGCTCGGGGGTAACAAGAGATTCCATCTTGCAGGCTTTACGGGAAATCAGAGGGAAGCAGCGCATCACCGATCCCAATCCGGAAGACAAATATCAAGCTCTGGAAAAATTCAGTCGTGACCTGACCGATCTGGCGCGTCAGGGCAAATTGGATCCGGTCATCGGCCGGGATGAAGAGATCCGGCGCATCGTTCAGGTGCTTTCCAGGCGCACGAAGAACAACCCGGTGTTGATCGGTGAGCCCGGCGTCGGCAAAACCGCCATTATTGAGGGCCTGGCCCGCCGCATTGTGGAAGGGGATGTTTCCGAAACGCTTAAAAATAGACGCTTGGTTGCCCTTGATATGGGGGCCTTGATCGCCGGCGCCAAATATCGGGGTGAATTTGAAGATCGCCTCAAAGCCGTGTTGAAAGAGGTCGAAGGCGCCGAAGGTGAAATTATTCTGTTTATTGATGAGCTTCACACCGTTGTGGGTGCCGGTGCCGCTGAAGGCGCCGTGGATGCCTCCAATATGCTCAAACCCGCACTGGCCAGAGGTACGCTGCGATGCGTCGGGGCCACCACGCTCAATGAATATCGCAAATACATTGAAAAAGATGCCGCCCTGGAACGCCGCTTTCAACCGGTTCTTGTGAAAGAGCCCTCGGTGGAAGATACCATCTCCATCTTAAGGGGCCTGAAAGAAAAATACGAAGTCCATCACGGCGTTCGGATCCAGGATTCGGCTATCGTAGCAGCCGCCACCCTTTCGCATCGCTATATTGCCGATCGTTTTTTACCGGATAAAGCCATTGATTTAATTGATGAATGTGCTTCCAAGCTCAGGATCGAAATCGACAGCATGCCGGCTGAAATCGATGAGGTGCAGCGCAAACTTACCCAGGCCGAAATCGAACGTCAGGCCCTGAAAAAGGAAAAGGACCCGGCATCCAAAGACCGGCTTCAAAAACTGGAAGCTGAGCTGGCCGACATGAATGACGAGCTGACCAAAATGAAAGGCCACTGGCAAAATGAAAAAGATCTGATTCAGGCAATTCGCAAAATAAAGGAAGAGCAGGAACAACTGAGCACCGATGCTCAGCTGGCTGAAAGAGAAGGCGATCTGGCCCGGGTGGCCGAGCTGAGGTACGGCAAAGCCCTTGAGCTTGAAAAACACCTGGAAGAAGCCAATCAAAAACTGTCTGAGCTTCAGCAATCGAGCAAAATGCTCAAAGAAGAAGTCGATGACGAAGATGTGGCTGAAGTGGTTTCCCGCTGGACCGGTATCCCGGTCAGCAAAATGCTCGAGGGTGAGCGCGATAAACTCGTGCATATGGAAGAGCGGCTTCACCGGCGGGTGATCGGCCAGGATGAAGCGGTGGCAGCCGTATCCAATGCCGTGCGACGGGCCCGCTCCGGGCTGCAGGACCCCAACCGGCCAATTGGATCTTTTATTTTCATGGGGCCCACCGGTGTCGGCAAAACCGAGCTGGCCAAGGCCCTGGCGGAATTTATATTTGACAGCGAACAGGCCATCGTTCGCATTGACATGTCCGAGTATATGGAAAAGCATTCCGTTGCCCGGCTGATCGGCGCTCCTCCCGGATACGTGGGATATGAGGAAGGCGGATATCTGACCGAAGCCGTCCGGCGGCGGCCGTATTCGGTGGTTTTGTTTGATGAAATTGAAAAAGCGCACCCGGAAGTCTTTAATGTTATGCTGCAAATTTTGGATGACGGGCGAATGACCGACGGTCATGGACGCACTGTTGATTTTAAAAATACCATCGTCATCATGACATCCAATGTGGGAAGCCAGTGGATTCATGAGCTGGCAACATCCAACCGGGAAGAAATGGAAAAACGCGTGACCGAAGCCCTGCGGAGCAGTTTCCGGCCGGAATTTTTAAACCGTATCGATGAAATTATCATCTTTCAGAGCCTGTCCGCCAATGAAATTCTTAAGATTGTGGACATCCAGATGGCCCGACTGAGCAACCGTCTTGCTGATAAAAATATCGAGCTTATATTATCGCATGGCGCCAAGGAGCTGATTGCCAAACAGGGTTATGATCCGGTTTATGGGGCAAGGCCCCTGAAACGTGTGATCCAGCAATATATCGAAAACCCGCTGTCTTTGGAAATTCTAGAAGGCAAAATTACGGAAGGCGCGCATGTTAGGGCTGAGGCTAAAGGTGATAAGATCGTATTCAAGACCCCTTAA
- a CDS encoding DHH family phosphoesterase, with protein sequence MGRSIPEKLRRFYDQLSGSHQVLIVINADPDAIASAMAIRRLLWRKVPNVTISNINTINRPDNLAMIRLLGVKLIPFEDINAGQFSRVVIVDSQPDHNEFMASLNVDVIIDHHPDSGYKAPFVDIRPQYGATATILTEYLRAAKIKPSAKLATGLYHGIKTDTNDFKGKTQIEDVRAFQYLFRYANIHLARKIEQADLRFDLLKYFKIALQNMRRRKGKVYVHLGNVVNPDVCVLVADFFMRVNTVTWSIVSGICDKKLTIIFRNDGIRKNAGKVAKEGFGMLGNAGGHKNMARAEIALSELKDRVDARDDKKLLSWIIGRTARRAEPK encoded by the coding sequence ATGGGTCGATCAATCCCCGAAAAATTAAGACGCTTTTACGATCAATTATCCGGCAGCCATCAGGTGCTGATTGTGATTAATGCCGATCCGGATGCCATCGCCAGTGCCATGGCGATACGTCGTCTGCTTTGGCGTAAGGTGCCCAATGTGACCATATCAAATATCAACACCATCAATCGGCCGGACAATCTGGCCATGATACGGCTGCTGGGCGTCAAATTGATCCCCTTTGAAGATATCAACGCGGGCCAATTCAGCCGGGTGGTCATCGTTGACTCTCAACCGGACCATAATGAATTCATGGCCAGTTTAAACGTAGATGTCATTATCGACCACCACCCGGATTCAGGTTACAAGGCCCCTTTTGTGGATATTAGACCCCAGTACGGGGCCACCGCCACCATCTTAACCGAATATCTGCGTGCCGCCAAAATAAAGCCATCCGCCAAGTTGGCCACGGGTTTATACCACGGCATCAAGACCGACACCAATGATTTTAAAGGGAAAACCCAGATTGAAGATGTACGCGCTTTTCAATATTTATTCCGATACGCCAATATTCATCTGGCTCGCAAAATTGAGCAGGCGGATCTGCGTTTTGATCTTTTAAAATATTTCAAAATTGCCTTGCAAAACATGCGCCGGCGCAAGGGCAAAGTCTATGTCCATCTGGGCAATGTGGTCAATCCGGATGTTTGTGTATTGGTTGCTGACTTTTTTATGCGCGTAAATACCGTCACTTGGAGTATCGTATCCGGAATTTGCGACAAGAAATTAACCATCATTTTTCGCAACGATGGTATTCGAAAAAACGCCGGCAAGGTGGCCAAAGAAGGGTTTGGCATGCTGGGCAACGCGGGGGGCCATAAAAACATGGCCAGAGCAGAAATAGCCCTGAGTGAGCTGAAAGATCGCGTGGATGCCCGGGATGATAAAAAATTGCTGTCCTGGATTATTGGGAGGACTGCCAGACGCGCTGAACCCAAGTAG
- a CDS encoding ribonuclease Z — MAQNQPGIKVTILGSGTCVPSLERSSCSVLMQTGASKMLFDSGPGTMRRLLEAKTTIFDLSHIFYSHFHPDHSGEFVPLIFATKYPDGSRRQTPLTVAGGRGLLNFYEGLKSVYGHWIELPPGLLEVIEFDNKNADAISFEDFAVYTAPVKHNEESVAYRITSSDGYSVVYTGDTEYCETIIDLAKDTDLLICECALPDKLRSPGHLTPSLAGELAAKAGVGNLVLTHFYPECEQVDIAAECRKSYNGHLVLANDLMELEIKS; from the coding sequence ATGGCGCAAAATCAACCAGGTATAAAGGTCACGATACTGGGTTCGGGGACCTGTGTGCCGTCGCTGGAGCGCAGTTCGTGTTCGGTGCTGATGCAGACAGGGGCCTCAAAAATGTTGTTTGACAGCGGCCCGGGCACCATGCGGCGGCTTTTGGAAGCCAAGACGACCATTTTTGATTTATCCCATATTTTTTACAGCCATTTTCATCCCGACCACTCGGGCGAATTCGTGCCACTTATTTTTGCCACCAAGTATCCGGACGGCAGTCGACGGCAAACGCCCCTGACAGTTGCCGGTGGTCGCGGCTTGCTTAACTTTTATGAAGGATTGAAAAGCGTATACGGTCACTGGATTGAACTGCCACCCGGTCTGTTGGAGGTCATCGAATTCGACAATAAAAATGCCGATGCGATTTCATTTGAAGATTTTGCCGTTTACACTGCTCCCGTCAAGCATAATGAAGAGAGCGTCGCTTACCGCATAACCAGCTCAGATGGTTACTCCGTGGTTTATACCGGCGATACCGAATACTGTGAAACCATCATCGATCTTGCAAAAGACACCGATTTATTAATCTGCGAATGTGCGCTTCCGGACAAATTGCGGTCACCCGGCCACCTGACACCATCGCTGGCGGGGGAATTGGCTGCCAAAGCCGGAGTGGGCAACCTGGTCCTAACTCATTTTTACCCGGAATGTGAACAGGTCGATATCGCTGCTGAATGCCGCAAAAGCTACAACGGCCACCTGGTTCTGGCCAATGACCTCATGGAACTTGAGATTAAAAGTTAA
- a CDS encoding bifunctional precorrin-2 dehydrogenase/sirohydrochlorin ferrochelatase: MKYYPINLNIKNRPCLVVGGGAVGTRKVITLLDCGARVTVVSPDPTTQLKNLAAEGSIQLKERPYQSDDVKKMFLIIGATDDERLNRQISTDAERLSILCNIADRPEICNFILPAIVRRGDLTFAISTSGQSPALAKKLRLELETQFGKEYADFLRLMGAIREKLLSQAHEPEAHKPLFNELIDRDLIGLIKANNTKGINALLHDVLGEGFKIEDLLPEY; the protein is encoded by the coding sequence ATGAAGTATTATCCGATAAATTTGAATATCAAAAATCGTCCGTGTCTGGTTGTCGGCGGCGGCGCTGTGGGGACCCGTAAAGTGATCACCCTGCTGGACTGCGGTGCCCGGGTGACCGTTGTCAGTCCCGACCCAACCACCCAGCTAAAAAATCTGGCTGCAGAGGGATCAATCCAATTAAAAGAACGCCCGTACCAGAGCGATGACGTCAAAAAGATGTTTTTGATCATCGGGGCCACAGATGATGAGCGCTTAAACCGCCAGATTAGCACCGACGCCGAGCGCCTCAGCATCTTGTGCAATATTGCCGATCGACCTGAGATTTGCAATTTTATCCTGCCGGCAATTGTGCGCCGCGGAGATCTGACGTTTGCGATTTCCACCTCGGGCCAAAGCCCGGCTCTGGCAAAAAAATTGCGGCTCGAGCTGGAAACACAGTTCGGCAAAGAATACGCTGATTTTCTGAGATTAATGGGCGCCATTCGCGAAAAATTGCTAAGTCAGGCCCATGAACCCGAGGCCCATAAACCCTTGTTTAATGAGTTGATCGACAGAGATCTTATCGGGCTGATCAAAGCCAACAACACCAAAGGCATCAATGCCCTTTTGCATGATGTATTGGGAGAGGGTTTTAAAATTGAGGACCTATTACCTGAATATTGA
- the ccsB gene encoding c-type cytochrome biogenesis protein CcsB, protein MEAIILVSIVLYLLSSVCYFAYLFVQKDYLQRSGFFLLLIGFLFHTLTIGYGFFKSGHLPVSNMHETLSFAGWAIAGVFLGITIKFNLKVLGIFAAPILTIIMIIVSQLPNEPAAVGKIFKSFWLISHVSVIFIGEAAFALACGLGILYLLQENEIKTKKHRFFFKRLPSLEMLDNIGYVCIFVGFAMLTLGLVTGFVYAKAVWGRFWSWDPKEVWAGITWLFYAVLLHGRLTVGWRGRRSAIMAIIGFVVLIFTFLGVNLLMEGHHESFTRF, encoded by the coding sequence ATGGAAGCGATAATCCTCGTTAGCATTGTATTGTACTTGCTAAGTTCTGTCTGCTATTTTGCGTATCTCTTTGTTCAAAAAGATTATCTGCAACGCAGCGGTTTTTTCCTGCTATTGATTGGGTTCTTATTTCATACCTTGACCATTGGTTACGGTTTTTTCAAAAGCGGGCACTTGCCGGTCAGCAATATGCATGAAACCCTTTCTTTTGCCGGCTGGGCGATTGCCGGCGTATTCTTGGGCATCACCATTAAATTTAATTTAAAAGTTTTGGGTATATTTGCGGCACCGATCCTGACAATCATCATGATCATCGTTTCGCAGCTTCCCAACGAACCGGCTGCGGTTGGCAAAATTTTTAAAAGCTTTTGGCTGATCAGCCATGTATCGGTTATTTTCATTGGTGAAGCGGCTTTTGCCCTGGCCTGCGGGCTGGGGATCTTGTATCTGCTTCAAGAAAATGAAATTAAAACGAAAAAACATCGATTCTTTTTCAAACGGTTACCATCCTTAGAAATGCTGGATAACATCGGATACGTCTGTATCTTCGTCGGCTTTGCCATGCTCACCCTGGGCCTGGTCACCGGCTTTGTCTATGCCAAAGCGGTTTGGGGCCGTTTCTGGAGCTGGGATCCCAAAGAGGTCTGGGCAGGAATTACCTGGCTGTTTTATGCCGTTTTGCTTCATGGACGCCTGACCGTGGGGTGGCGGGGGCGACGCTCGGCCATCATGGCCATTATCGGTTTTGTGGTGCTGATTTTTACTTTTTTGGGCGTCAATCTTTTGATGGAAGGACACCACGAATCCTTTACCAGGTTTTAG